In a genomic window of Chaetodon trifascialis isolate fChaTrf1 chromosome 8, fChaTrf1.hap1, whole genome shotgun sequence:
- the uckl1a gene encoding uridine-cytidine kinase-like 1a isoform X1 codes for MALTSRCRLRGRKIHMETECGKVLSSRSDSGSGEDSLDRLLPPAGAPRRKSTTSLSKTEPPLLRTGTRTIYTAGRPPWYDEHGAQSKEAFVIGLCGGSASGKTTVANKIIEALDVPWVVLLSMDSFYKVLSPEEQTLAASNDYNFDHPGAFDFELLVATLRKLKQGKSVKIPVYDFTTHRRQKDWKNVYGASVIIFEGIMSFADKELLQLLDMKIFVDADSDIRLVRRLRRDITERGRDIEGVIKQYNKFVKPAFEQYIEPTMRLADIVVPRGGGNMVAIDLIVQHVHSQLEERELSVRALLASAQQTQPLPQTLSVLESTPQVRGLHTIIRNKETSRDEFIFYSKRLMRLLIEHALTFLPSQTCVVQTPQGQEYEGRSYNGKGITGVSVLRAGETMEPALRAVCKDVRIGKILIQTNLDSGEPELHYLRLPKDISEDHVILMDSTVSTGAAAMMAVRVLLDHEVQEDKIVLVSLLMAELGVHSVAYAFPKVKIITTAVDKSLDDFLHVIPGIGDFGDRYFGTDGADGWSDEDQEQPSY; via the exons ATGGCTTTAACCAGCCGATGCCGGCTCCGAGGTCGCAAGATCCACATGGAAACGGAGTGCGGGAAAGTCCTGTCGTCCCGCTCGGACAG TGGGAGTGGGGAGGACTCGTTGGACCGGCTCCTGCCCCCCGCCGGGGCCCCTCGCAGGAAGAGCACTACCTCACTGAGCAAGACCGAGCCCCCCCTGCTCCGCACAGGCACGCGCACCATCTACACCGCCGGCCGACCCCCCTGGTACGACGAGCACGGAGCGCAGTCAAAAGAGGCCTTTGTCATCG GGTTGTGTGGGGGCAGCGCCTCAGGGAAGACCACCGTGGCCAATAAGATCATTGAGGCTCTGGATGTGCCGTGGGTTGTGCTGTTGTCTATGGATTCTTTCTACAAG GTTTTATCTCCAGAGGAGCAGACTTTGGCAGCAAGTAACGACTACAACTTCGACCACCCGGGGGCGTTTGACTTCGAGCTGCTGGTCGCCACCCTGAGAAAGCTGAAGCAGGGCAAGAGTGTGAAGATCCCGGTGTATGATTTCACCACGCACAGACGACAGAAAGACTGG AAAAATGTGTACGGTGCCAGCGTAATCATATTTGAAGGAATTATGTCCTTTGCGGACAAAGAGCTTCTTCAG ctcctgGATATGAAAATCTTTGTGGACGCAGACTCAGACATTCGGCTGGTTCGCCGGCTCCGCAGGGACATCACAGAGCGAGGACGGGACATTGAAGGCGTCATCAAGCAGTACAACAAGTTTGTGAAGCCGGCCTTCGAGCAGTACATTGAGCCAACCATGAGGCTGGCTGACATTGTTGTACCgagag GTGGAGGGAATATGGTGGCCATCGATCTGATAGTCCAGCATGTTCACAgccagctggaggag CGTGAGCTCAGTGTCAG GGCGCTGCTGGCCTCCGCTCAGCAGACCCAGCCGCTGCCTCAGACGCTCAGCGTGTTGGAGAGCACGCCGCAGGTCAGAGGCCTGCACACCATCATCAG GAATAAAGAAACCAGTCGAGACGAGTTCATCTTCTACTCAAAGAGACTAATGCGGCTTCTCATTGAACACGCGCTAACATTTCTGCCATCTCAG ACATGTGTAGTTCAGACTCCGCAGGGCCAAGAGTACGAGGGCCGCAGTTACAACGGGAAAGGG ATCACCGGTGTGTCGGTCCTGCGGGCAGGAGAGACCATGGAGCCCGCCCTGAGGGCCGTGTGCAAGGACGTCCGCATCGGCAAGATCCTCATCCAGACCAACCTCGACTCAGGCGAACCAGAG CTGCATTACCTGCGTCTCCCCAAAGACATCAGTGAAGATCATGTCATCCTAATGGACAGCACAGTCTCCACCGGCGCTGCTGCCATGATGGCAGTGCGAGTCCTACTG GATCATGAGGTGCAGGAGGATAAGATCGTGTTGGTGTCGCTGTTGATGGCAGAGCTCGGGGTGCACTCCGTGGCCTACGCCTTCCCGAAGGTCAAAATCATCACCACCGCTGTGGACAAAAGTCTGGACGATTTTTTACATGTAATTCCTGGTATCG GGGACTTTGGGGACCGGTATTTCGGGACGGACGGGGCGGACGGCTGGAGTGATGAAGACCAGGAGCAGCCGTCATACTGA
- the uckl1a gene encoding uridine-cytidine kinase-like 1a isoform X2 yields the protein MTLLDCTGARISGCWSLRSDRSGSGEDSLDRLLPPAGAPRRKSTTSLSKTEPPLLRTGTRTIYTAGRPPWYDEHGAQSKEAFVIGLCGGSASGKTTVANKIIEALDVPWVVLLSMDSFYKVLSPEEQTLAASNDYNFDHPGAFDFELLVATLRKLKQGKSVKIPVYDFTTHRRQKDWKNVYGASVIIFEGIMSFADKELLQLLDMKIFVDADSDIRLVRRLRRDITERGRDIEGVIKQYNKFVKPAFEQYIEPTMRLADIVVPRGGGNMVAIDLIVQHVHSQLEERELSVRALLASAQQTQPLPQTLSVLESTPQVRGLHTIIRNKETSRDEFIFYSKRLMRLLIEHALTFLPSQTCVVQTPQGQEYEGRSYNGKGITGVSVLRAGETMEPALRAVCKDVRIGKILIQTNLDSGEPELHYLRLPKDISEDHVILMDSTVSTGAAAMMAVRVLLDHEVQEDKIVLVSLLMAELGVHSVAYAFPKVKIITTAVDKSLDDFLHVIPGIGDFGDRYFGTDGADGWSDEDQEQPSY from the exons ATGACTCTGCTGGACTGCACGGGGGCCAGAATCTCAGGCTGCTGGTCCCTGAGGTCTGACCGCAG TGGGAGTGGGGAGGACTCGTTGGACCGGCTCCTGCCCCCCGCCGGGGCCCCTCGCAGGAAGAGCACTACCTCACTGAGCAAGACCGAGCCCCCCCTGCTCCGCACAGGCACGCGCACCATCTACACCGCCGGCCGACCCCCCTGGTACGACGAGCACGGAGCGCAGTCAAAAGAGGCCTTTGTCATCG GGTTGTGTGGGGGCAGCGCCTCAGGGAAGACCACCGTGGCCAATAAGATCATTGAGGCTCTGGATGTGCCGTGGGTTGTGCTGTTGTCTATGGATTCTTTCTACAAG GTTTTATCTCCAGAGGAGCAGACTTTGGCAGCAAGTAACGACTACAACTTCGACCACCCGGGGGCGTTTGACTTCGAGCTGCTGGTCGCCACCCTGAGAAAGCTGAAGCAGGGCAAGAGTGTGAAGATCCCGGTGTATGATTTCACCACGCACAGACGACAGAAAGACTGG AAAAATGTGTACGGTGCCAGCGTAATCATATTTGAAGGAATTATGTCCTTTGCGGACAAAGAGCTTCTTCAG ctcctgGATATGAAAATCTTTGTGGACGCAGACTCAGACATTCGGCTGGTTCGCCGGCTCCGCAGGGACATCACAGAGCGAGGACGGGACATTGAAGGCGTCATCAAGCAGTACAACAAGTTTGTGAAGCCGGCCTTCGAGCAGTACATTGAGCCAACCATGAGGCTGGCTGACATTGTTGTACCgagag GTGGAGGGAATATGGTGGCCATCGATCTGATAGTCCAGCATGTTCACAgccagctggaggag CGTGAGCTCAGTGTCAG GGCGCTGCTGGCCTCCGCTCAGCAGACCCAGCCGCTGCCTCAGACGCTCAGCGTGTTGGAGAGCACGCCGCAGGTCAGAGGCCTGCACACCATCATCAG GAATAAAGAAACCAGTCGAGACGAGTTCATCTTCTACTCAAAGAGACTAATGCGGCTTCTCATTGAACACGCGCTAACATTTCTGCCATCTCAG ACATGTGTAGTTCAGACTCCGCAGGGCCAAGAGTACGAGGGCCGCAGTTACAACGGGAAAGGG ATCACCGGTGTGTCGGTCCTGCGGGCAGGAGAGACCATGGAGCCCGCCCTGAGGGCCGTGTGCAAGGACGTCCGCATCGGCAAGATCCTCATCCAGACCAACCTCGACTCAGGCGAACCAGAG CTGCATTACCTGCGTCTCCCCAAAGACATCAGTGAAGATCATGTCATCCTAATGGACAGCACAGTCTCCACCGGCGCTGCTGCCATGATGGCAGTGCGAGTCCTACTG GATCATGAGGTGCAGGAGGATAAGATCGTGTTGGTGTCGCTGTTGATGGCAGAGCTCGGGGTGCACTCCGTGGCCTACGCCTTCCCGAAGGTCAAAATCATCACCACCGCTGTGGACAAAAGTCTGGACGATTTTTTACATGTAATTCCTGGTATCG GGGACTTTGGGGACCGGTATTTCGGGACGGACGGGGCGGACGGCTGGAGTGATGAAGACCAGGAGCAGCCGTCATACTGA
- the uckl1a gene encoding uridine-cytidine kinase-like 1a isoform X3: MALTSRCRLRGRKIHMETECGKVLSSRSDSGSGEDSLDRLLPPAGAPRRKSTTSLSKTEPPLLRTGTRTIYTAGRPPWYDEHGAQSKEAFVIGLCGGSASGKTTVANKIIEALDVPWVVLLSMDSFYKVLSPEEQTLAASNDYNFDHPGAFDFELLVATLRKLKQGKSVKIPVYDFTTHRRQKDWKNVYGASVIIFEGIMSFADKELLQLLDMKIFVDADSDIRLVRRLRRDITERGRDIEGVIKQYNKFVKPAFEQYIEPTMRLADIVVPRGGGNMVAIDLIVQHVHSQLEERELSVRALLASAQQTQPLPQTLSVLESTPQVRGLHTIIRNKETSRDEFIFYSKRLMRLLIEHALTFLPSQTCVVQTPQGQEYEGRSYNGKGITGVSVLRAGETMEPALRAVCKDVRIGKILIQTNLDSGEPELHYLRLPKDISEDHVILMDSTVSTGAAAMMAVRVLLVGGASLFFRS; this comes from the exons ATGGCTTTAACCAGCCGATGCCGGCTCCGAGGTCGCAAGATCCACATGGAAACGGAGTGCGGGAAAGTCCTGTCGTCCCGCTCGGACAG TGGGAGTGGGGAGGACTCGTTGGACCGGCTCCTGCCCCCCGCCGGGGCCCCTCGCAGGAAGAGCACTACCTCACTGAGCAAGACCGAGCCCCCCCTGCTCCGCACAGGCACGCGCACCATCTACACCGCCGGCCGACCCCCCTGGTACGACGAGCACGGAGCGCAGTCAAAAGAGGCCTTTGTCATCG GGTTGTGTGGGGGCAGCGCCTCAGGGAAGACCACCGTGGCCAATAAGATCATTGAGGCTCTGGATGTGCCGTGGGTTGTGCTGTTGTCTATGGATTCTTTCTACAAG GTTTTATCTCCAGAGGAGCAGACTTTGGCAGCAAGTAACGACTACAACTTCGACCACCCGGGGGCGTTTGACTTCGAGCTGCTGGTCGCCACCCTGAGAAAGCTGAAGCAGGGCAAGAGTGTGAAGATCCCGGTGTATGATTTCACCACGCACAGACGACAGAAAGACTGG AAAAATGTGTACGGTGCCAGCGTAATCATATTTGAAGGAATTATGTCCTTTGCGGACAAAGAGCTTCTTCAG ctcctgGATATGAAAATCTTTGTGGACGCAGACTCAGACATTCGGCTGGTTCGCCGGCTCCGCAGGGACATCACAGAGCGAGGACGGGACATTGAAGGCGTCATCAAGCAGTACAACAAGTTTGTGAAGCCGGCCTTCGAGCAGTACATTGAGCCAACCATGAGGCTGGCTGACATTGTTGTACCgagag GTGGAGGGAATATGGTGGCCATCGATCTGATAGTCCAGCATGTTCACAgccagctggaggag CGTGAGCTCAGTGTCAG GGCGCTGCTGGCCTCCGCTCAGCAGACCCAGCCGCTGCCTCAGACGCTCAGCGTGTTGGAGAGCACGCCGCAGGTCAGAGGCCTGCACACCATCATCAG GAATAAAGAAACCAGTCGAGACGAGTTCATCTTCTACTCAAAGAGACTAATGCGGCTTCTCATTGAACACGCGCTAACATTTCTGCCATCTCAG ACATGTGTAGTTCAGACTCCGCAGGGCCAAGAGTACGAGGGCCGCAGTTACAACGGGAAAGGG ATCACCGGTGTGTCGGTCCTGCGGGCAGGAGAGACCATGGAGCCCGCCCTGAGGGCCGTGTGCAAGGACGTCCGCATCGGCAAGATCCTCATCCAGACCAACCTCGACTCAGGCGAACCAGAG CTGCATTACCTGCGTCTCCCCAAAGACATCAGTGAAGATCATGTCATCCTAATGGACAGCACAGTCTCCACCGGCGCTGCTGCCATGATGGCAGTGCGAGTCCTACTGGTGGGTGGAGCGTCATTATTCTTCA GATCATGA